In one Chitinophaga sancti genomic region, the following are encoded:
- a CDS encoding PAAR-like protein, whose protein sequence is MSKKYIPDKSWLTCDKGQLPTQITVTHDNNSKLYGEKMVSEADMVPGENIKPFGRCSVTGGPCKFDPLYWDKCNQGVKVNSFKMVFEDANLICKAGGKIKVDFTVPQGSYFDFGFTGLGLTAQWANYKGAIDYNQRGVIYDVQHDKVSLTTDNGNHARKGNYGEMNDNVYHRENDWRDIRKEHPVIDIDKPTASGIDGAYEKGGVMKATDGKYGTARIEETVRNGKELSESWVENHLNRGAITSPADEQAMRTANQNGTLQREVIYTDKNEKGVIREGLSSETHDATGAKETRGQFETLNMKPRSMAGKMIDATRSSMRNSKPIKALAGSNFAKGVQESTAAVRANKALWKGAQFMESTPALRTTGKVVGRGLIVVGIAIDAAFIYSAYNEEGGFGDKTQQATGSAIGGTAGAWAGAEIGAVIGTAICPGVGTVIGGIVGGVIGGLAGSSAGSKIVDWLF, encoded by the coding sequence ATGAGTAAAAAATATATCCCGGACAAATCCTGGCTCACCTGCGATAAAGGGCAATTACCCACGCAAATAACCGTTACACATGATAATAACTCTAAGTTGTACGGTGAGAAGATGGTGAGCGAAGCAGACATGGTGCCGGGTGAAAATATAAAACCCTTTGGACGTTGTAGTGTAACCGGTGGCCCCTGTAAGTTCGATCCCCTCTACTGGGATAAGTGCAACCAGGGCGTGAAAGTGAATTCCTTCAAAATGGTATTTGAAGATGCTAACCTGATTTGTAAAGCAGGAGGTAAGATCAAAGTTGATTTCACCGTACCACAGGGTAGTTATTTCGACTTTGGTTTCACCGGCCTTGGGCTAACCGCGCAGTGGGCCAATTACAAAGGTGCCATTGATTACAACCAACGCGGCGTAATCTACGATGTACAGCACGACAAGGTATCACTGACCACCGATAACGGTAACCATGCCCGGAAAGGGAACTATGGTGAGATGAATGACAATGTATACCACAGGGAAAATGACTGGAGAGATATCAGAAAAGAACACCCTGTCATTGACATCGACAAGCCTACAGCCAGTGGTATTGATGGTGCTTATGAAAAAGGGGGTGTGATGAAGGCCACAGATGGTAAGTATGGAACAGCGCGGATAGAAGAAACCGTACGAAACGGGAAGGAGCTGAGTGAATCCTGGGTAGAAAATCACCTGAACCGTGGTGCCATCACCAGCCCTGCAGATGAACAGGCTATGCGAACCGCAAATCAGAATGGAACCTTACAGCGGGAAGTGATCTATACTGATAAAAATGAAAAAGGTGTCATCCGCGAGGGTTTATCCTCCGAAACACATGACGCTACCGGTGCCAAGGAGACCCGTGGTCAGTTTGAAACGCTGAATATGAAACCACGTTCCATGGCGGGCAAAATGATAGATGCAACCCGGTCCTCCATGCGTAATTCAAAACCCATAAAAGCACTGGCAGGCTCCAATTTTGCAAAGGGCGTACAGGAAAGTACAGCAGCCGTAAGAGCAAATAAAGCCTTGTGGAAAGGGGCACAATTCATGGAGTCCACACCAGCCCTGAGAACTACCGGGAAGGTAGTAGGCAGGGGCCTGATAGTAGTCGGCATCGCCATCGATGCTGCCTTTATATATTCTGCCTATAATGAAGAAGGTGGATTCGGAGACAAAACCCAGCAAGCCACAGGCAGCGCTATTGGCGGCACGGCAGGGGCCTGGGCAGGGGCAGAAATAGGTGCCGTGATAGGTACTGCCATATGCCCCGGAGTTGGTACGGTGATTGGTGGTATAGTAGGCGGTGTGATTGGTGGACTGGCAGGCAGCAGTGCAGGGTCGAAAATAGTCGATTGGTTATTTTAA
- a CDS encoding PoNe immunity protein domain-containing protein, whose protein sequence is MGIFGKLFGGTKEMTNFKVRAQYKDAKYFQQEITRFEQIIASSPEPTRPFHYWSRASKLNIIMDLEYSLGKPFDSLMDIYLQALDNLVKGWNKEDPTYEDFLNLLAKGVLLDIPNNEFQRLVKYLEQADKDAPPGWKPDALAWYLVRGKMKVHTNEDVTTTMSPKIDQRLFDLTQLPKAAAEVAVKEYLEDWYKLRKDSPWYNSHTRDRGYSGYWAWDVAAVVKLMGLDDSSFRDNPYYPQT, encoded by the coding sequence ATGGGAATATTCGGTAAACTTTTTGGTGGCACCAAAGAAATGACCAACTTCAAGGTTAGGGCACAATACAAAGATGCAAAGTATTTCCAGCAGGAAATAACCCGCTTTGAACAAATCATTGCAAGCTCTCCTGAGCCTACCAGGCCATTTCATTACTGGTCAAGAGCCAGCAAACTCAATATCATCATGGACCTGGAGTATTCACTGGGCAAGCCCTTCGATAGCTTGATGGACATTTATCTGCAGGCGCTTGACAACCTGGTGAAAGGCTGGAACAAAGAAGATCCTACCTACGAAGATTTTCTGAACCTGCTGGCCAAAGGAGTGTTATTAGATATTCCAAACAATGAATTTCAACGCCTCGTTAAGTATTTAGAACAGGCAGACAAAGACGCGCCTCCCGGCTGGAAACCAGATGCACTGGCCTGGTACCTGGTACGGGGCAAGATGAAAGTGCATACCAATGAAGATGTGACCACCACCATGTCTCCGAAAATTGATCAGCGTCTTTTTGACCTGACCCAACTCCCGAAAGCAGCAGCAGAAGTAGCCGTAAAAGAATACCTGGAAGACTGGTATAAATTAAGAAAAGACTCGCCCTGGTATAACTCCCATACAAGAGACAGGGGCTACAGTGGCTATTGGGCCTGGGATGTAGCGGCCGTCGTGAAGCTGATGGGATTAGATGATAGTAGTTTTAGGGATAATCCCTATTATCCGCAAACATAG
- a CDS encoding retropepsin-like aspartic protease, with translation MKQLFVMLGIVLFLSGCSGCSQSGRRKSHNRTAADSVVTPPPTTVEGGRTVVKMEKVNGVFQVPVEVNDVRMHFIFDTGASIISISETEAMFLYKQGSLSKDDILGSANFTDANGNISAGTVVNLRTVKIGDRILRNVQASVVHNLDAPLLLGQSALGGFMKISIDYKRGEIIFE, from the coding sequence CGTCCTTTTCCTGTCCGGATGTTCCGGATGCTCTCAGTCAGGAAGAAGGAAAAGTCATAACCGTACCGCTGCGGATAGTGTGGTGACACCACCCCCTACTACGGTAGAAGGCGGGAGAACAGTCGTGAAGATGGAGAAGGTGAATGGTGTATTCCAGGTGCCTGTGGAAGTAAATGATGTAAGGATGCATTTCATATTTGATACAGGTGCCAGCATTATATCGATCTCAGAAACGGAAGCCATGTTCCTATACAAACAGGGTTCATTATCAAAAGACGATATACTGGGCAGTGCAAATTTTACAGATGCAAACGGAAATATTTCAGCAGGTACGGTGGTCAATCTTCGTACGGTAAAGATCGGCGATCGTATCTTAAGAAATGTGCAGGCATCTGTGGTGCATAACCTGGATGCGCCTTTATTGCTTGGGCAGAGTGCTTTGGGCGGTTTTATGAAAATCTCTATTGATTATAAAAGAGGTGAAATTATTTTCGAATAA